The proteins below come from a single Chrysoperla carnea chromosome 1, inChrCarn1.1, whole genome shotgun sequence genomic window:
- the LOC123291085 gene encoding uncharacterized protein LOC123291085, whose protein sequence is MDDGDVDELLPHSDEDWMTENEEPCLPSSTTNEKECFIPNTAQSETFKSKLYFIGLGCILIFTSTFLLIALPLYSNAVNSKGDSYTLLFFTSTVTVLILFACKMIVKYYLKNDTSISPTENSNYRNPNNCLDYIFKIGISLGIAAIFIIYSTDQKRVMCHLQDPIKGIILVFALIFYFFFCRKLMELQRIFSCTTIIVGIFISVDYGLCDEFRCRGFERETRADDAGDWANETHALWSGIYILGLAFYTAHFTLLERCLVPILSQPVGFSNTTSSLLSTVSRLVSSSDAISTTETSPRFHTELHRKKSNSTLSLTFWIHFFTWFMIVALFWTDFVPGVGKAHNFSEFWNNQINGLLCHFGIPNFNQKPDECANISLYAWPFALEYVIFSVTSIKFLAISQSAVFTVAMVTVSLPITGIWWSLFQINDGMLLWSPSVSGELICSLLGLPIVLLGVGLLYKSHFKEIQINECELNHTEHEYSSESTGLA, encoded by the exons ATGGATGATGGAGATGTTGACGAATTGTTGCCACACAGTGATGAAGATTGGATGACAGAAAACGAAGAACCCTGTTTGCCATCGTCTACCACAAATGAAAAAGAATGTTTCATTCCTAATACCGCACAATCTGAgacatttaaatcaaaattatactttattgGTCTCGGTTGTATCTTAATTTTTACGTCCACATTTCTTTTAATTGCACTACCCCTTTATTCTAACGCTGTTAATTCTAAAGGCGACTCATATACGCTTCTATTTTTTACATCTACCGTAActgtattaattttgtttgcatGTAAGATGATAGtcaaatattacttaaaaaatgataCTTCGATTTCCCCAACTGAAAATTCGAATTACAGAAATCCAAATAATTGTttggattatatttttaagattggTATCTCATTAGGAATTGCGgcgatttttattatatattctacAGATCAAAAACGAGTAATGTGTCAtttacaagatccaattaaAGGGATAATTTTAGTATTTGCACTAATTTTTTACTTCTTCTTTTGTAGAAAAT taATGGAACTACAACGAATATTCTCTTGTACAACGATAATTGTGGGGATATTTATATCTGTCGATTACGGTTTATGTGATGAATTTCGGTGTCGTGGTTTTGAACGTGAAACACGTGCTGACGATGCAGGTGATTGGGCTAATGAAACACATGCTTTGTGGTCTGGTATATACATCCTCGGTCTCGCATTTTATACTGCACATTTTACATTGTTGGAAAGATGTTTGGTCCCAATCTTGTCACAA ccTGTAGGATTTTCGAATACAACATCATCACTATTATCCACGGTTTCACGTCTTGTATCATCATCAGATGCGATATCTACCACAGAAACATCACCACGTTTCCATACTGAATTGCatcgaaaaaaatcaaactctACTTTGTCATTAACATTTTGGATCCATTTTTTCACATGGTTTATGATTGTGGCTTTATTTTGGACCGATTTCGTTCCAGGAGTTGGAAaa gcacataatttttctgaattttggAATAATCAAATTAATGGCTTACTATGTCATTTTGgtataccaaattttaatcaaaaacccGATGAATGTgctaatatttcattatatgcATGGCCATTTGCATTGGAGTATGTCATCTTCAGTGTAACTTCCATTAAATTTTTAGCGATTAGCCAATCTGCTGTATTTACTGTCGCTATGGTGACAGTATCTTTACCTATTACTGGTATTTGGTGgtctttatttcaaataaatgatg GTATGCTCTTATGGTCTCCTTCCGTATCCGGTGAGTTAATTTGCTCATTACTGGGATTACCAATTGTTTTATTGGGTGTTGGTCTATTATATAAATCACACTTCAAAGAGATTCAAATAAACGAATGTGAGTTAAATCATACAGAGCATGAATACTCATCTGAATCAACTGGATTAGCTTAA
- the LOC123291088 gene encoding proteasome subunit beta type-6: MTDVMYNNQLASNFLTPDFLNTELSTGTTIMACEFKDGVIFGADSRTSSGIYVANRVTDKLTRVTDSIYCCRSGSAADTQAIADIASYHLAFHEMELGEPPLVEIGASVFREMCYNYRDSLTAGILVAGWDKRKGGQVYCIPIGGMCTRLPIGIGGSGSTYVYGYVDANYKPNMEKEECINFVVNTVALAMSRDGSSGGCVRVGIITKDGIERRVILGTELPKFFEG; this comes from the exons atgacggATGTAATGTATAACAATCAATTAGCATCCAACTTTCTGACACCAGATTTTTTGAATACCGAATTAAGTACCGGC ACAACAATAATGGCCTGTGAATTTAAAGATGGGGTTATCTTTGGTGCAGATTCAAGAACTAGTAGCGG GATTTACGTCGCCAATCGAGTAACTGATAAATTAACTCGTGTTACTGATTCAATCTATTGCTGCCGCTCTGGATCTGCAGCTGATACACAAGCTATTGCTGATATTGCATCTTATCATTTAGCGTTCCATGA AATGGAGTTGGGCGAGCCACCACTAGTTGAAATTGGAGCGTCTGTATTTCGTGAAATGTGTTACAATTATCGAGATTCATTGACGGCTGGAATTCTTGTAGCTGGTTGGGATAAACGCAAGGGTGGGCAAGTCTATTGTATTCCAATTGGTGGTATGTGTACTCGTTTACCAATCGGTATTGGTGGATCCGGTTCAACATATGTATACGGTTATGTTGATGCAAATTACAAACCAAATATGGAAAAAGAAGAAtgcattaattttgttgtgaacaCGGTTGCATTGGCTATGTCTCGAGATGGATCATCTGGAGGTTGCGTACGTGTGGGTATTATTACTAAAGATGGAATTGAACGTAGAGTTATTTTGGGTACTGAATTACCAAAATTCTTTGAAggttaa